A genomic stretch from Desulfotignum balticum DSM 7044 includes:
- a CDS encoding BMP family ABC transporter substrate-binding protein — protein MKKWTLLLLICSIAMLGFSANTVGAEDKKIKAGFIYVGPVGDYGFSHAHDLGRKFAEEKLDWLETVYVESVSEADSDRIIDRLVQQQKCDVVFTNSFGFMDSTVKAGERYPDKIFMHCSGFKRSDNVGTYFGDLYQMYYLNGIMAGALTQTNKIGYVAAFPIPELIRHIDAYALGIKAVNPEAKVHVKWIYAWYGPDKAREAAESLIAEGCDTLAFTEDTPAVIEVGQEHTEKGKQIYTFSHYSAMQPYGEDSVVSGQFMNWGGMYVKILEDIQSGNWTNEDIWWLAKEGAAILGGNETDPINPKFVDDLKQAMVQTEEFGEISAYDLVMTRYDQMKQGVDVFDPFVGPISDNKGNLQIPSGERASKDDLLSIMYYVDNVEGTIPQ, from the coding sequence ATGAAAAAGTGGACCCTGTTACTGCTGATCTGTTCCATTGCGATGCTGGGCTTTTCAGCAAATACTGTTGGTGCGGAAGACAAAAAAATCAAAGCCGGATTTATCTATGTGGGGCCGGTGGGAGATTACGGCTTTTCCCATGCCCATGATCTGGGCCGGAAATTTGCCGAAGAAAAACTGGACTGGCTGGAAACCGTGTATGTGGAATCCGTGTCAGAAGCGGACAGTGACCGGATCATTGACCGCCTGGTCCAGCAGCAGAAATGTGATGTGGTGTTCACAAACAGCTTCGGGTTTATGGATTCCACCGTCAAGGCTGGAGAACGCTATCCGGACAAGATTTTCATGCATTGTTCCGGGTTCAAGCGCTCCGATAACGTGGGCACCTATTTCGGGGATCTTTACCAGATGTACTACCTGAACGGAATCATGGCCGGCGCGTTGACCCAAACCAACAAAATCGGGTATGTGGCGGCATTTCCCATTCCTGAACTGATCCGGCACATCGATGCCTATGCCTTAGGGATTAAAGCAGTCAACCCGGAAGCCAAAGTTCATGTCAAATGGATCTATGCCTGGTATGGGCCGGACAAAGCCAGAGAAGCGGCCGAGTCCCTGATTGCCGAAGGATGTGATACCCTGGCGTTTACCGAAGACACCCCTGCCGTCATTGAAGTGGGCCAGGAACACACGGAAAAAGGCAAACAGATTTATACCTTCAGCCACTATTCCGCCATGCAGCCTTATGGCGAGGATTCCGTGGTATCCGGCCAGTTCATGAACTGGGGCGGTATGTATGTCAAAATCCTGGAAGATATCCAGTCCGGCAACTGGACCAATGAAGATATCTGGTGGCTGGCAAAGGAAGGCGCTGCCATTTTGGGGGGCAATGAAACCGATCCCATCAACCCCAAATTTGTGGATGATCTGAAACAGGCCATGGTCCAGACCGAAGAATTCGGTGAGATTTCCGCGTATGATCTGGTGATGACACGCTATGACCAGATGAAACAGGGTGTGGATGTATTTGACCCGTTTGTCGGTCCCATCTCCGACAACAAAGGCAATCTTCAGATTCCGTCAGGAGAACGCGCCTCCAAAGACGATCTGTTGAGCATCATGTATTATGTGGACAATGTAGAAGGCACCATCCCCCAATAA
- a CDS encoding M48 family metallopeptidase: MKRISAITAIFFMVMTFLPAPATAISIPDELELADEFMEMIHRQQVILDDPAANHLINEIGRHILAQLPPQPFNFSFFLINDGTFNAFASPGANIFVHRGLITALSSTDELAGILAHEIAHAVSRHVSQSIDRSKLVNMGTLAGVVAGIIVGSAGGGGEAAQALTMGSMAAGYSSMLTYTRENETEADQKAFTMLQQTCFSPKGLLDSLNELRATDYIGMEGIPDYFKTHPGTGSRIAHLSALLSDYTHAPPAKNTSPVTYNYDMVKYRIIGLYEPVADSIKTIESRISQDASNPALYYGLGLLYARENRRDQAIVQLQKALSFNLMDPLILLDLGRIYALDGQYDKAMNILPGIQSDPVLGTWARYYLAVAQLESGDVPSAQQNLTRVIETSPKSFPRAYYHLGAIMSKKNRIALSHYYLGIYYDLVQDSKNATRHLKRAIDQGLDDPDTKTDAEDRLKRISSGKRPS, from the coding sequence ATGAAACGCATCAGTGCAATAACAGCCATTTTTTTTATGGTGATGACTTTTTTACCCGCACCGGCAACTGCCATCTCCATACCGGATGAATTGGAACTGGCGGATGAATTCATGGAGATGATTCACCGGCAGCAGGTCATTTTAGATGATCCTGCGGCCAATCATCTGATCAATGAAATCGGGCGGCATATATTGGCACAGCTGCCGCCCCAGCCTTTTAATTTTTCTTTTTTTCTCATCAATGACGGCACATTCAATGCCTTTGCCAGCCCCGGAGCGAACATCTTTGTGCACCGGGGATTGATCACGGCCCTTTCCAGCACGGATGAACTGGCCGGAATTCTGGCCCATGAAATCGCCCATGCCGTCAGCCGGCATGTGTCCCAATCCATTGACCGGTCCAAACTGGTGAATATGGGCACCCTGGCCGGGGTGGTGGCCGGCATTATCGTGGGCTCGGCCGGCGGCGGCGGAGAAGCGGCCCAGGCCCTGACCATGGGATCCATGGCCGCCGGATATTCATCCATGCTCACCTATACCCGGGAAAATGAAACCGAAGCCGACCAGAAAGCCTTTACAATGCTTCAGCAAACCTGCTTTTCTCCAAAAGGATTGCTGGACAGTCTCAATGAACTGAGGGCAACGGATTACATAGGCATGGAAGGTATTCCGGATTATTTCAAAACCCATCCCGGCACGGGTTCACGCATCGCCCATCTGTCCGCGCTGCTCTCGGATTACACCCATGCCCCCCCGGCAAAGAATACCTCCCCTGTCACCTATAACTACGATATGGTCAAATACCGGATCATCGGGTTGTACGAACCCGTTGCCGACAGTATTAAAACCATTGAATCCCGAATTTCCCAGGATGCTTCCAACCCGGCACTGTATTATGGGCTGGGCCTGTTGTATGCCAGGGAAAACCGGCGGGATCAAGCCATTGTCCAGCTGCAGAAAGCCCTTTCGTTCAATCTCATGGACCCGCTGATTCTTCTGGATTTAGGGCGCATCTACGCCCTTGATGGCCAGTATGACAAAGCCATGAATATCCTGCCGGGAATCCAGTCCGATCCGGTTCTGGGAACTTGGGCCCGGTACTATCTGGCCGTGGCCCAGCTGGAATCCGGGGATGTGCCGTCAGCCCAACAGAACCTAACCCGGGTCATCGAGACATCCCCGAAATCTTTTCCCAGGGCCTATTATCACCTGGGTGCCATCATGTCCAAAAAAAACAGGATTGCCCTGTCCCACTATTATTTGGGGATCTATTATGATCTGGTGCAGGATTCAAAAAATGCGACCCGCCATCTGAAACGGGCGATAGACCAGGGATTGGATGATCCGGATACAAAGACCGATGCAGAAGACCGCTTAAAACGGATCTCCTCCGGCAAACGCCCGTCCTGA
- a CDS encoding DUF362 domain-containing protein, translated as MPADVFFMDLTATSRENLPGKLGRLLKKAGIKNILGKNDHTAVKLHFGEQGNTAYIRPVFIRKIIETIRTTGAQPFLTDANTLYVGTRSNAVSHIKTAIENGFSYSSMDNAPIIIADGLLGKSETPVPVKLKNCEQVYIGSEIMQAGALISVAHFKGHELSGFGGTIKNIGMGSASRRGKLDQHSNVSPKIKRKTCIGCGECAAHCPGEAIFLEDKKAYITKEKCIGCAECIVRCPTGSININWNQTIPVFMEKMVEYTYGIVKNKPGKCLFINFITDIAPKCDCLSYTESPIVNNIGVVASLDPVAIDQASVDLVNQQPGLPHTELKTCLAPGEDKFRGLYPDVDWSHQLAYAEKIGLGTRDYKLVKLKTLAYKKS; from the coding sequence ATGCCAGCTGACGTTTTTTTCATGGATCTGACTGCCACATCCCGGGAAAACCTGCCCGGAAAACTGGGCCGGCTCTTAAAAAAAGCCGGAATAAAAAATATTTTAGGCAAAAATGATCACACGGCGGTCAAACTTCATTTTGGTGAGCAGGGCAATACCGCCTATATCCGGCCGGTCTTTATCCGGAAAATCATTGAAACCATCCGAACGACGGGTGCACAGCCGTTCCTGACCGATGCCAACACCCTGTACGTAGGCACCCGGTCCAATGCCGTGTCCCATATCAAAACCGCCATTGAGAACGGTTTTTCCTATTCGTCCATGGACAACGCGCCCATCATCATTGCCGACGGCCTGCTGGGCAAAAGTGAAACCCCGGTGCCTGTGAAACTGAAAAACTGCGAACAGGTGTATATCGGGTCCGAAATCATGCAGGCAGGAGCCCTGATTTCCGTGGCCCATTTCAAAGGCCATGAACTGAGCGGATTCGGCGGCACCATCAAAAACATCGGTATGGGATCAGCTTCGCGCCGAGGAAAACTGGACCAGCACTCCAATGTGTCGCCTAAAATCAAGCGCAAAACCTGTATCGGATGCGGGGAATGCGCGGCCCACTGCCCGGGGGAAGCGATTTTTCTGGAAGACAAGAAAGCCTATATCACAAAAGAAAAATGCATCGGATGTGCGGAATGCATTGTCCGGTGTCCCACGGGGTCCATTAACATCAACTGGAACCAGACTATTCCGGTGTTCATGGAAAAAATGGTGGAATATACCTATGGAATCGTGAAAAACAAGCCCGGTAAATGCCTGTTCATCAATTTCATCACGGACATCGCCCCCAAATGCGACTGCCTGTCCTATACGGAATCCCCCATTGTCAACAATATCGGGGTGGTGGCATCCCTGGATCCCGTGGCCATTGACCAGGCCAGCGTGGATCTGGTGAATCAGCAGCCGGGCCTGCCCCATACTGAGTTAAAGACCTGCCTGGCCCCGGGGGAAGACAAATTCCGGGGCTTGTATCCGGATGTGGACTGGTCCCATCAGCTGGCTTATGCGGAAAAGATCGGACTGGGGACCCGGGATTACAAGCTGGTGAAGCTGAAAACCCTGGCGTATAAGAAATCATGA
- a CDS encoding alpha/beta hydrolase has protein sequence MDMPDTTLLPYVMNLLYILTGVALIYVTATLFLTWLVQQIPRNPVTDPPRWGTVTDIRIPAIDGGYLEVWRIDPKGPSRGIVVFAHGWGRNRDRMVKRAKIFAQWGFTTVIHSARDHGNSSSRQCMNAVRFAQDIESVIQWVNEPVLLYGHSAGSAGAIIAAARHPSMVRLLFLEASYAHTKEALLSLYRWFNPVFGRLFGPMIVLWMRILYRGATETYSPARVARRIRMPVMLIHGEKDRRFPLSFAMTLKHSFVHEKVACYIAKNAGHSDASKTKEYGPTVKSFINRYLVDKG, from the coding sequence ATGGATATGCCGGATACCACCTTGCTGCCGTATGTGATGAACCTGCTGTATATTCTGACAGGTGTGGCTCTGATCTATGTGACCGCCACGTTGTTTCTGACCTGGCTGGTGCAGCAGATTCCCAGAAACCCGGTCACGGATCCGCCCCGGTGGGGAACGGTTACCGACATCCGGATACCGGCCATTGACGGCGGATATCTGGAGGTATGGCGCATCGACCCCAAAGGTCCGTCCCGGGGCATTGTGGTGTTTGCCCATGGCTGGGGTAGAAACCGGGACCGGATGGTGAAACGGGCAAAAATCTTTGCCCAGTGGGGATTTACCACCGTGATCCACAGCGCCCGGGACCATGGCAATTCCAGTTCCAGACAATGCATGAACGCGGTGCGGTTTGCCCAAGATATTGAATCGGTCATCCAATGGGTAAATGAACCCGTGCTTCTGTACGGCCATTCCGCCGGATCCGCCGGTGCCATCATTGCTGCGGCCCGGCATCCGTCCATGGTGCGGCTGCTGTTTCTGGAAGCTTCCTATGCCCATACAAAAGAGGCCCTGTTAAGCCTGTACCGCTGGTTCAACCCGGTCTTCGGCCGGCTGTTCGGCCCCATGATCGTGCTGTGGATGCGCATTCTGTACCGGGGCGCCACTGAAACCTACAGCCCGGCCCGGGTGGCACGGCGCATCCGCATGCCGGTCATGCTCATTCACGGGGAAAAAGACCGGCGGTTTCCCTTATCCTTTGCCATGACACTTAAACACAGTTTTGTTCATGAAAAGGTAGCCTGCTATATTGCCAAAAACGCCGGCCACAGCGATGCCAGCAAAACAAAAGAATACGGCCCGACGGTCAAATCTTTCATTAATCGCTATCTGGTTGATAAAGGTTGA
- a CDS encoding ABC transporter permease: MIHITSTDRYRITRWRVVMTNILSLAAGLGVISIIFMIAGVNPLFAISEIFQGSFGSVYGFKETVTKAIPLILIGAGLTLAFRAKFWNIGAEGQLLMGAIFATWTGLTFGDTLPAWGIIPLMFAAGFLGGALWGIIPAILKIKYAINEVISTLMLNYICAHILTMLIVGPWKGGTRFGFPGTDSLPEAAILSVIPGSRIHYVTLILALACAAILTMIIYWTRFGYEARVVGENPEAGKYAGIDFLKTTLILMAISGGLAGMAGVGEVAGIHQYLGYPDSMSSGYGFTAIIVAWLAKLNPLYTVLSGLFFAGILVGGDAIQISLGLPAATVDIVNGTLLIFLIMGDYFLNHKISITFSTR, translated from the coding sequence ATGATACATATCACATCCACAGACAGATACCGGATCACCCGCTGGCGGGTCGTGATGACCAATATCTTATCTTTGGCCGCAGGACTTGGGGTCATCAGCATTATTTTCATGATAGCCGGGGTCAATCCTTTGTTCGCCATTTCAGAAATTTTCCAGGGATCGTTCGGTTCTGTCTACGGGTTCAAGGAAACCGTTACCAAAGCCATCCCCTTGATACTCATCGGCGCCGGCCTGACCCTGGCCTTCCGGGCCAAGTTCTGGAATATCGGGGCTGAAGGCCAGTTGCTCATGGGGGCGATCTTTGCCACCTGGACCGGTCTGACCTTTGGAGACACCCTGCCTGCCTGGGGCATTATTCCGCTGATGTTTGCCGCCGGTTTTCTGGGTGGTGCGCTGTGGGGCATCATTCCGGCCATTTTAAAAATCAAATATGCCATCAACGAAGTGATCTCCACGCTGATGCTCAATTATATCTGTGCCCACATCCTGACCATGCTCATCGTCGGCCCCTGGAAAGGGGGCACCCGGTTCGGATTTCCCGGCACGGATTCCCTGCCGGAAGCAGCGATCCTCAGTGTGATTCCCGGATCCCGGATCCACTATGTCACACTGATTCTGGCCCTGGCCTGTGCCGCCATTCTGACCATGATCATTTACTGGACCCGGTTCGGATATGAAGCCCGGGTGGTGGGGGAAAATCCGGAAGCCGGCAAATATGCGGGCATCGATTTTCTGAAAACCACCCTGATCCTCATGGCCATTTCCGGCGGACTGGCCGGCATGGCCGGTGTGGGGGAAGTCGCCGGCATTCATCAATACTTAGGGTATCCGGATTCCATGTCATCGGGATATGGATTCACCGCCATTATCGTGGCATGGCTGGCCAAACTCAACCCATTGTATACCGTCTTATCCGGCCTGTTTTTTGCGGGAATTCTGGTGGGGGGGGATGCCATCCAGATTTCTTTGGGACTGCCCGCCGCCACCGTGGACATCGTCAACGGCACCCTGTTGATCTTTCTGATCATGGGCGATTATTTTCTGAACCATAAAATTTCCATCACATTTTCAACCCGATAG
- a CDS encoding ABC transporter permease — MEEIIISTLQRTLVAGTPLLLATTGEIICERSGILNLGVEGVMALGAVTAFIVTMTTGSPWLGVLAALVAGMVISIIHAVASVTLQANQVVSGLALTMLGLGLSGMVGKPYVGKPLTIKMENITIPVLSDIPFIGKAVFSQSPFFFLAIALALGAWFLLERTRLGIQIRSTGENPKATETQGVNVFLIRYLSVIIGGGFSALAGAHLSISYSKSWIEGMTAGRGWIAIALTIFALWNPGRAIWAAFLFGGIFVVQYLMQPLGISPNFLAMLPYIATLLILLLISLKDPRKLNAPAMLSTPYKRGER, encoded by the coding sequence ATGGAAGAGATCATCATATCAACACTTCAGCGCACCCTGGTGGCGGGCACACCGCTGCTTTTAGCCACCACCGGGGAAATCATCTGTGAACGAAGCGGGATCCTCAACCTGGGCGTGGAAGGTGTCATGGCCTTAGGAGCCGTCACCGCCTTCATTGTCACCATGACCACGGGGTCCCCCTGGCTGGGGGTGCTGGCGGCACTGGTCGCGGGCATGGTCATTTCCATCATCCATGCCGTGGCATCGGTGACCCTTCAGGCCAACCAGGTGGTGTCGGGCCTGGCGTTGACCATGCTGGGACTGGGCCTGTCCGGCATGGTGGGAAAACCCTATGTGGGCAAACCGCTGACCATCAAAATGGAAAATATCACCATCCCCGTTCTGTCGGATATTCCTTTCATCGGCAAGGCCGTGTTCAGTCAGAGTCCGTTTTTTTTCCTGGCCATTGCATTGGCCTTAGGTGCCTGGTTTCTGCTGGAAAGAACCCGGCTGGGCATCCAGATCCGGTCCACGGGAGAAAATCCCAAAGCCACGGAAACCCAGGGCGTGAACGTATTTTTAATCCGATATCTGTCCGTGATCATCGGCGGCGGTTTTTCAGCGCTGGCCGGGGCCCATTTGTCCATTTCCTATTCCAAATCCTGGATCGAAGGCATGACCGCAGGAAGGGGCTGGATTGCCATTGCCCTGACCATTTTCGCGTTGTGGAACCCGGGCCGGGCCATCTGGGCCGCATTTCTGTTTGGTGGGATTTTCGTGGTCCAGTATCTGATGCAGCCTTTGGGGATATCGCCGAATTTTTTAGCCATGCTGCCTTATATCGCCACATTGTTGATTCTTTTGCTCATCAGCCTGAAAGACCCCAGAAAACTCAATGCCCCTGCCATGCTTTCCACGCCGTATAAAAGAGGCGAGCGCTGA
- a CDS encoding ribbon-helix-helix domain-containing protein, giving the protein MDAAPDGSTLLPARNPQGGSDSPSARHPHRGLLSCMGGHYFQLTPGYMWRYKSGMKTKTSITLSQDILRAIDAHMGAYRSRSDFIETAARVFIEHLEKKEAELRDLEIINKHADALNHEAEDVLGYQVPI; this is encoded by the coding sequence ATGGATGCCGCCCCCGATGGGAGCACCTTACTGCCGGCCAGGAATCCACAAGGTGGCTCCGACAGTCCGTCAGCAAGGCACCCCCATCGGGGGCTACTGTCGTGCATGGGGGGGCATTATTTTCAATTGACACCAGGGTATATGTGGCGGTATAAAAGTGGTATGAAAACCAAGACATCCATTACATTATCCCAGGACATATTGCGGGCCATTGATGCGCATATGGGAGCCTACAGAAGCCGGTCGGATTTTATAGAAACAGCGGCCCGTGTTTTTATTGAGCATCTTGAAAAAAAAGAGGCAGAGCTGCGTGACCTTGAAATTATCAATAAACATGCAGATGCGCTCAATCATGAGGCGGAGGATGTGCTGGGTTATCAGGTCCCTATATGA
- a CDS encoding ABC transporter ATP-binding protein produces MKKIQRLEMDGISKSFHGISANKDIHLSVASGEILGLLGENGAGKTTLMNILYGLYQPDAGQIRINGLPVQLTTPLDSILHGIGMVHQHFMLIQNHSVIENIALAYKDTPFFFPKIKLREKIKQFSRQFDFTIDLNKKIWQLSAGEQQRVEIIKALLNGADLLILDEPTSVLTPREIEELIAILRRMKQDGHCVIFISHKLDEIMTICDRVTVLQKGRIVGGADTLKTDKKTLARMMVGRDVVFNINRETLVRGNPVLHADQIHVTGDMGLPAVKGISFDLYENEIFGIAGVAGNGQRELAEAITGIRKIDKGQVSINGKNITNLSPRKIYDHGISHVPEERIRFGIAPGLFLYDNAILKQHHLKKFSRGHFLRYQYIKDHTRNLVTAFNVSTPSINSQIRNLSGGNIQKLILGREISEQPQLLVASHPTYGLDVGATEFLRQHLLRLRSQGSSILLFSEDLEEIFELCDRIGVLFAGEFMGIFDSHDDRLCDIGLMMAGSKRF; encoded by the coding sequence ATGAAAAAAATACAGCGCCTTGAAATGGATGGCATCAGCAAATCCTTTCACGGCATATCTGCCAACAAAGACATTCACCTGTCTGTGGCATCCGGAGAGATTCTGGGTCTGTTAGGAGAAAACGGCGCCGGCAAGACCACGCTGATGAATATCCTTTACGGGCTTTACCAGCCGGATGCGGGGCAGATCAGAATCAACGGGCTGCCTGTGCAGCTCACCACGCCGCTGGACTCGATTCTCCACGGTATCGGCATGGTTCACCAGCATTTCATGCTCATTCAGAATCACTCGGTCATTGAAAACATTGCCCTGGCATATAAAGATACCCCGTTTTTTTTCCCGAAAATCAAACTTCGGGAAAAAATAAAGCAGTTTTCCCGGCAATTTGATTTCACCATTGATCTGAATAAAAAAATCTGGCAGCTGTCCGCCGGAGAACAGCAGCGCGTGGAAATCATCAAAGCGCTCCTCAACGGCGCGGATCTGCTGATTTTAGACGAACCGACTTCCGTGTTGACGCCCAGGGAAATTGAAGAACTGATCGCCATCTTGCGGCGCATGAAACAAGACGGTCATTGTGTAATTTTCATTTCCCACAAACTGGACGAAATCATGACCATCTGCGACCGGGTCACCGTGCTTCAAAAGGGCCGGATCGTGGGCGGGGCAGACACCCTAAAAACCGATAAAAAAACCCTGGCCCGGATGATGGTCGGGCGGGATGTGGTTTTTAACATCAACAGAGAAACCCTGGTCCGGGGCAACCCCGTGCTGCACGCAGACCAGATTCATGTGACCGGAGACATGGGGCTGCCGGCGGTGAAAGGCATCAGTTTTGATCTATATGAAAATGAAATTTTCGGCATTGCCGGTGTGGCCGGAAACGGGCAGCGGGAACTGGCGGAAGCCATCACAGGTATCCGAAAAATCGACAAAGGGCAGGTGAGTATCAACGGCAAAAATATCACCAACCTGTCTCCGCGCAAAATATATGATCACGGGATTTCCCATGTTCCTGAAGAACGCATCCGGTTCGGCATTGCCCCGGGTCTGTTCCTTTATGACAATGCCATCTTGAAACAGCATCACTTAAAAAAATTCTCCCGGGGACATTTTCTCAGATACCAATATATCAAGGATCACACCCGGAATCTTGTGACGGCATTCAACGTGTCCACCCCTTCCATTAACAGTCAGATCAGAAACCTGTCCGGCGGCAATATTCAGAAACTGATTCTGGGGCGGGAAATCAGTGAACAGCCCCAGCTGCTGGTGGCGTCCCACCCCACTTACGGCCTGGATGTGGGGGCCACGGAATTTTTACGCCAGCATCTGCTCAGACTGCGCAGCCAGGGCAGCAGCATTCTGCTGTTTTCCGAAGATCTGGAAGAGATTTTTGAGCTTTGCGACCGGATCGGTGTGCTTTTTGCCGGTGAATTCATGGGCATTTTTGATTCCCATGATGATCGTCTGTGTGATATCGGCCTGATGATGGCCGGATCCAAACGGTTCTGA
- a CDS encoding type II toxin-antitoxin system PemK/MazF family toxin — MRRGDLYRIRRPSSRDPKKYRSFVVVSRQILIESRFSTVICAPVYTSYDGLSTQVPVGIDEGLKHDSAIHCDELISIPKSLLIHFIGKLSLKKLELLEQALKAALQINGAYEIDGG; from the coding sequence ATGAGACGGGGTGATCTATACAGAATCAGACGTCCTTCATCCCGGGATCCAAAAAAATATCGATCTTTTGTTGTGGTAAGCCGTCAGATTCTGATTGAATCCAGGTTCTCGACAGTGATCTGTGCCCCTGTTTACACTTCTTATGACGGCCTTTCAACTCAGGTGCCTGTCGGCATTGACGAAGGCCTTAAACACGACAGCGCCATTCATTGCGATGAGCTGATCAGCATACCAAAATCCCTGTTAATACACTTTATCGGCAAATTGTCTCTTAAAAAACTGGAACTTCTGGAACAGGCACTAAAAGCAGCACTTCAGATCAACGGGGCATATGAGATTGATGGAGGATAA
- a CDS encoding MFS transporter, giving the protein MRLLLIILAQFLSGSIWFAANAAFFDQQFLLSAVQAGFIAGTLSFAFLNLSDRFPPVRVFFVCALAGAMFNLGGALLPPSRGILLASRFLCGISLAGIYPVGMKIAASWYPDTLGRALGFLVGALVLASGFPYLIKAVHWQGDPGMILWITSVSCLAGGLIQVFFVGDGPFLPKGSPFDPKVIRYLFVNPYFKASALGYFDHMWELYAVWATIPILFYAIIPDQADMWAFIFFGAGFMGCAAGGMLSLKWGSRRVAGTALIISALCCLMSPAFLYLPRPVALGVILLWGMAVVADSPQFSSLNTRFAPAGYVGSALTLVNCIGFVITIFSIELVTFWIRHWGIDTAFLCLTPGPVMGWIWLNKKIPG; this is encoded by the coding sequence ATGCGACTCTTACTGATTATTCTGGCCCAGTTTCTGTCCGGTTCCATCTGGTTTGCCGCCAATGCCGCGTTTTTTGACCAGCAGTTTTTACTGTCTGCCGTGCAGGCGGGATTTATTGCCGGCACCTTGAGCTTTGCATTCCTGAATCTGTCGGATCGGTTTCCTCCGGTAAGGGTATTTTTCGTCTGTGCACTGGCAGGTGCCATGTTCAATCTGGGAGGTGCCCTGCTTCCCCCTTCCCGGGGAATTCTGCTGGCTTCCCGGTTTTTATGCGGCATCTCTCTGGCCGGTATCTATCCCGTGGGCATGAAAATTGCGGCATCCTGGTATCCCGACACCCTGGGACGGGCTTTGGGTTTTCTGGTGGGGGCCCTGGTTTTAGCGTCCGGGTTTCCCTATCTGATCAAAGCGGTTCACTGGCAGGGAGACCCGGGAATGATCCTGTGGATAACCAGTGTGTCATGCCTGGCCGGCGGACTGATTCAGGTTTTTTTTGTGGGGGACGGGCCGTTTCTGCCCAAGGGATCTCCTTTTGACCCCAAAGTGATCCGTTACCTGTTTGTGAATCCTTATTTTAAAGCGTCGGCTTTAGGCTATTTCGACCATATGTGGGAGCTGTACGCGGTCTGGGCAACCATACCGATTCTGTTTTATGCCATAATTCCAGATCAGGCGGACATGTGGGCGTTTATTTTTTTTGGGGCCGGGTTCATGGGATGTGCTGCCGGGGGCATGCTTTCCCTGAAATGGGGCAGCCGGCGGGTGGCCGGCACGGCCCTGATCATATCCGCGCTATGCTGCTTGATGTCACCGGCTTTTCTTTATTTGCCCCGCCCAGTGGCTCTGGGCGTGATTCTGTTATGGGGTATGGCTGTGGTGGCGGATTCTCCCCAGTTTTCCTCTTTAAACACCCGGTTTGCCCCGGCCGGATATGTGGGCTCCGCGTTAACACTGGTCAATTGCATCGGATTTGTCATCACCATTTTTTCCATTGAACTGGTGACGTTCTGGATCCGGCACTGGGGAATCGACACGGCATTTCTCTGCCTGACACCCGGCCCTGTGATGGGATGGATCTGGCTGAACAAAAAAATCCCGGGTTGA